From the genome of Vibrio navarrensis, one region includes:
- a CDS encoding MATE family efflux transporter, which translates to MTKPQNINQRMSIVTLAWPILVEILLRTALGTSDVFMLSGYSDKAVSAVGVITQLTFFLIIVSTFVSSGTGILIAQYNGAGREQDSSHVGVASIALSSVIGVMLSVLAVLGAMHLLPYYGLEAQVEQYAQEYLLISGAMTFNVTIGIVFTTILRSHGYSRSPMTVNLISGVLNIIGNYIALYQPFGLPVYGVQGVAIATVISQVIGTTILGVLLWRSTIVLPMRSLAQVPKVVYKKILKIGGMNAGEVLSYNMAQITIVYFVVQMGTSSLAAFTYAQNIARFSFAFALAIGQATQIQTGYYIGKGWAESITKRVQLYFLVGFASSVTVASTIYFMRDAILTLFTQQPEILALAGSLMMGSILLEAGRVFNLIFISALKGAGDIKFPVQMGIFSMWGLGVVFSYLLGIHWGYGVFGAWMAIALDEWFRGIIMAVRWRSQVWLKYKLV; encoded by the coding sequence ATGACGAAACCGCAAAATATCAATCAGCGCATGTCTATCGTAACGCTCGCTTGGCCGATACTCGTGGAAATTTTGCTACGGACAGCGCTCGGCACCAGTGATGTGTTCATGCTCTCTGGTTATTCAGACAAAGCGGTGTCGGCGGTGGGGGTGATCACCCAGCTAACGTTTTTCCTCATCATTGTCTCGACTTTTGTCAGCAGCGGTACCGGGATTCTCATTGCTCAGTACAATGGCGCAGGGCGAGAACAAGATTCCTCTCATGTTGGGGTAGCGAGTATCGCGCTTTCCAGCGTTATTGGCGTGATGCTTAGCGTGTTGGCGGTGCTTGGCGCGATGCATTTGCTGCCTTACTACGGCTTAGAAGCGCAGGTGGAACAGTACGCTCAAGAGTATCTGCTCATCAGTGGTGCGATGACCTTTAACGTCACCATTGGTATTGTGTTTACCACTATTTTGCGCAGCCACGGTTATTCGCGCTCGCCCATGACGGTTAACCTCATCAGCGGTGTGCTCAACATCATCGGCAACTACATTGCGCTCTATCAGCCGTTTGGTTTGCCCGTGTATGGCGTGCAAGGGGTAGCGATTGCTACGGTGATCAGCCAAGTGATCGGCACGACGATTTTGGGCGTGCTGCTATGGCGCAGCACCATCGTCTTACCGATGCGTTCGCTCGCGCAAGTGCCAAAAGTGGTCTACAAGAAAATTCTCAAAATCGGCGGCATGAACGCAGGCGAAGTGCTTTCATACAATATGGCGCAAATCACCATCGTCTATTTTGTGGTGCAGATGGGTACCTCGTCTCTGGCGGCGTTTACCTATGCGCAAAATATCGCGCGCTTTTCTTTTGCGTTTGCCTTAGCGATTGGCCAAGCGACGCAAATTCAAACCGGTTACTACATCGGCAAAGGTTGGGCAGAGAGCATCACTAAGCGGGTACAACTCTATTTCTTGGTTGGCTTTGCTTCTTCGGTCACGGTGGCGAGCACCATCTACTTTATGCGCGATGCGATCTTAACGCTGTTTACTCAGCAACCGGAAATTCTCGCGCTGGCAGGGTCGCTGATGATGGGCTCCATTTTATTGGAAGCAGGGCGAGTATTTAACCTGATTTTCATCTCGGCGCTGAAAGGGGCGGGGGACATCAAGTTCCCAGTGCAGATGGGTATTTTTAGCATGTGGGGTTTGGGTGTGGTCTTCTCCTATTTACTTGGCATTCATTGGGGCTATGGCGTGTTTGGCGCATGGATGGCGATAGCCCTCGACGAATGGTTTCGCGGCATCATTATGGCGGTCCGTTGGCGCTCGCAGGTTTGGCTGAAATACAAACTGGTCTGA
- a CDS encoding LysR family transcriptional regulator, which translates to MRTLNFHHLHYFWTVAKEGHLTRAAQKLNVSQSALSSQIKQLEGQLGHDLFHRQGRALLLTDVGHLVLEYAESIFNLGSELLSVMESGEQHRVQQLRVGAVATLSRNFQENFLRPVIGQNNVTLALKSSNFDDLLEQLRVHKLDLVLSNRPVPLDSTTPWRCKRIAQQGVCLVGPNTSALNALRFPQDLGKTKVILPGPESEIRTQFDLYCEQHALTVSPYAEVDDMAMLRLLARDSGAVAVIPEVVVQDEIQAGLLKNYATLETVTESFYAITAKRHVELPILKTLFNLLG; encoded by the coding sequence ATGCGAACGCTGAATTTTCATCATCTGCACTACTTTTGGACAGTCGCCAAAGAGGGGCATTTAACCCGCGCGGCACAAAAGCTCAACGTTTCCCAATCCGCCTTGTCTTCTCAGATCAAACAGTTAGAAGGCCAACTGGGGCACGATCTGTTTCATCGCCAAGGGCGTGCGCTGCTGCTCACCGATGTGGGCCACTTGGTGCTTGAGTATGCCGAGAGTATTTTTAACTTAGGCAGTGAACTGCTTTCCGTGATGGAAAGTGGTGAGCAGCATCGAGTGCAGCAACTGCGTGTTGGCGCCGTCGCGACGCTATCTCGTAACTTTCAGGAAAACTTTCTGCGCCCGGTGATTGGGCAAAATAACGTCACGCTGGCGCTCAAGTCGTCAAATTTCGACGATTTGCTGGAGCAGCTTCGTGTGCATAAATTGGATTTGGTTCTGTCTAATCGCCCGGTTCCCTTGGACTCCACTACCCCTTGGCGCTGCAAACGAATCGCCCAGCAAGGTGTCTGCCTTGTCGGCCCCAATACCAGCGCGTTGAACGCCCTGCGTTTCCCACAAGATTTGGGCAAAACCAAAGTGATCTTGCCCGGCCCAGAGAGCGAGATCCGCACTCAATTTGATCTCTATTGCGAACAACACGCACTCACTGTCAGCCCTTATGCCGAGGTTGATGACATGGCCATGCTGCGACTTCTGGCGCGGGACTCAGGAGCCGTCGCCGTGATCCCAGAAGTGGTAGTACAAGATGAGATTCAAGCGGGTCTTTTGAAAAACTACGCAACGTTAGAGACCGTCACGGAAAGCTTTTACGCGATTACCGCGAAAAGGCACGTTGAACTCCCCATCTTAAAGACACTTTTTAACCTTCTGGGATGA
- a CDS encoding VOC family protein, protein MKMNHVGIMLGDMNQAVEFYTQALGLKIVMNNTKVIEERETAIGRMCIAVFGEGFKGFNIAHLITTDGIGVELFEMRERQERHNVDFSRLGIFHFCLQTDDFSGVMEKVIKFGGKVRMDVMRYHPEDDARPAKMVYLEDPFGNLFELYSHSYEETYASDYE, encoded by the coding sequence ATGAAAATGAATCACGTCGGCATCATGCTAGGCGATATGAACCAAGCGGTGGAGTTCTATACTCAAGCTTTGGGGCTAAAAATAGTCATGAACAATACAAAAGTGATTGAAGAGCGAGAAACAGCGATCGGTCGTATGTGTATCGCGGTTTTTGGTGAGGGTTTTAAAGGCTTTAACATTGCGCACCTCATCACGACAGATGGTATTGGTGTCGAACTGTTTGAAATGAGAGAACGCCAAGAGCGCCATAACGTAGACTTCTCTCGGCTAGGTATTTTCCATTTCTGCCTGCAAACCGACGATTTTTCAGGTGTGATGGAGAAAGTGATAAAATTTGGCGGGAAAGTACGTATGGACGTGATGCGTTACCATCCAGAAGACGATGCAAGGCCCGCTAAGATGGTCTATTTGGAAGACCCGTTTGGTAATCTCTTTGAGCTTTATTCCCACTCTTATGAAGAAACCTACGCTTCCGATTACGAGTAG